In Drosophila pseudoobscura strain MV-25-SWS-2005 chromosome 4, UCI_Dpse_MV25, whole genome shotgun sequence, the following proteins share a genomic window:
- the Itgbn gene encoding integrin beta-nu: protein MPLVSGQGVFLLALLLIAAMLSLMPTKITAVSIDEQCMHADSCERCLGAHLDCAWCTDKAYQVRWRCFTRSQLLKFNCSENEIYENQPVVDLLQERPLKDYQTSDDQAVQVTPQRAYLKLVKGNTQSIKLRYRTARNNPLDLYVLMDLTWTMRDDKETLEELGTQLTQTLRNLTENYRLGFGSFADKPTMPMVLPQFKENPCALVGAVCEPTYGYRHQLSLTEDIRAFTAAVAGSKITGNLDNLEGGLDALMQVIVCPKEIGWQQQARKVVILVTDGFMHLAGDGLLAGIVERNDRQCHLNRAGEYTGSLEYDYPSLEEIYRELLRRKINVIFAVTKEVVSTYRELSALMKEISYVDILSADSSNILELIKKSYESLIKRTQFDDNSPDFIHLEYYTDCAGQFPTLRKRNYCNNLSLGKEIEFYVNVTLKEYPPNGVLTHKIRVEETSLNEYMELDVELQRPCPCQEEPEPQNEEGRFQCLDQGYLYCGMCVCDEGWTGTYCMCPTDHTNITTNEALLLQCREPNPDDGGRSAQVCSNRGECDCGSCNCDPGYTGDYCECRECQDCDEDRADCYCGKCVCKYGWSGNRCNCKEDTDACLGPTGELCSQRGTCDCGECSCDDPFLGKFCEIDPEKDNKLCQFYEPCVTCLIEQRQGMGACDNLSEICTSLDSQERFTYSFVAELEADVRCLVRIVNKHGIQCDSYFGYQVIDHANYLSIQATDCEPLDYVALFGFISGFTLLIGLLLIFLFIWCIRRKDAREYARFEEEWAKRVSQENPLYRDPVGRYVVPKALSTKFDENPFAS from the exons GCCTATCAGGTGCGCTGGCGCTGTTTCACTCGCTCCCAACTCCTGAAGTTCAACTGCAGCGAAAATGAGATCTACGAGAACCAGCCGGTGGTCGATCTACTGCAGGAGCGTCCCCTCAAGGACTACCAGACGAGCGATGATCAAGCGGTTCAGGTGACGCCGCAGCGGGCATACCTCAAGCTGGTCAAAG GGAACACGCAAAGCATCAAGCTGCGGTATCGAACGGCACGCAACAATCCACTCGACCTTTATGTCCTCATGGACCTGACCTGGACAATGCGCGACGACAAGGAAACGCTCGAGGAACTGGGCACACAACTAACCCAGACACTGCGCAATCTCACGGAAAACTATCGTTTGGGGTTCGGCTCGTTCGCGGACAAGCCCACGATGCCGATGGTACTGCCTCAATTCAAGGAGAATCCCTGCGCCCTCGTGGGGGCCGTCTGCGAGCCAACCTACGGGTATCGGCATCAGCTCTCGCTAACCGAAGATATTCGAGCATTTACAGCCGCAGTGGCGGGCAGCAAGATCACCGGGAATCTGGATAATCTGGAGGGCGGACTGGATGCTCTGATGCAGGTGATCGTCTGCCCCAAGGAGATCggttggcagcagcaggcccgcAAAGTGGTGATCCTGGTCACCGATGGGTTTATGCACTTGGCCGGCGATGGTCTCCTGGCTGGCATCGTTGAGCGGAATGATCGTCAGTGTCATCTGAATAGAGCGGGCGAGTATACGGGTTCCTTGGAGTACGATTATCCCTCATTGGAGGAGATCTATAGAGAGCTTCTGAGGCGCAAGATCAATGTGATCTTTGCCGTGACAAAGGAGGTGGTCAGCACCTACCGGGAATTGAGTGCCCTGATGAAGGAGATCAGCTATGTCGATATACTCAGTGCGGATTCATCGAATATATTGGAACTGATTAAGAAAAG CTACGAGAGCCTGATCAAGCGCACTCAATTCGATGACAACAGTCCGGACTTTATCCACTTGGAGTACTATACGGATTGTGCCGGACAGTTCCCGACGCTAAGGAAGCGGAATTACTGCAACAATCTGAGCCTGGGCAAGGAGATCGAATTCTATGTGAATGTCACACTCAAGGAGTATCCCCCGAATGGGGTTCTT ACGCATAAAATCCGAGTAGAGGAGACCTCTCTTAATGAGTACATGGAACTGGACGTGGagctgcagcgtccgtgtccgtgccaGGAGGAGCCCGAGCCCCAGAACGAGGAAGGACGCTTTCAGTGCTTGGATCAAGGCTACCTGTACTGCGGCATGTGCGTCTGCGACGAGGGCTGGACGGGTACCTATTGCATGTGCCCCACCGACCACACGAATATCACCACCAACGAGgcattgctgctgcagtgccgTGAACCCAACCCAGACGATGGTGGCCGGTCCGCACAGGTGTGCTCCAATCGTGGCGAGTGCGATTGTGGCAGCTGCAACTGTGATCCTGGCTATACGGGAGACTACTGCGAGTGTCGGGAGTGCCAGGACTGCGATGAGGATCGGGCCGATTGCTACTGTGGCAAGTGCGTCTGCAAGTACGGATGGTCGGGCAATCGGTGCAATTGCAAGGAGGATACCGACGCCTGTCTGGGACCCACGGGCGAGCTGTGCTCCCAGCGCGGAACCTGCGACTGCGGCGAGTGCAGCTGCGATGACCCCTTCCTGGGGAAGTTCTGCGAGATCGATCCCGAGAAGGACAACAAACTGTGCCAGTTCTACGAGCCGTGTGTCACCTGCCTGATCGAGCAGCGGCAGGGCATGGGGGCGTGCGACAATCTGAGTGAGATCTGCACGAGCCTCGACAGCCAGGAGCGCTTCACCTACTCCTTTGTGGCCGAACTGGAGGCGGATGTCCGCTGTCTGGTGCGGATCGTCAATAAGCATGGCATCCAGTGTGACAGCTACTTTGGCTATCAGGTGATCGATCACGCCAACTATCTTTCGATCCAGGCCACGGACTGCGAACCCCTCGACTATGTGGCTCTGTTCGGGTTCATTTCGGGGTTCACGCTGCTGATCGGCCTGCTGTTGATATTCCTTTTCATTTGGTGCATCCGAAGGAAGGATGCCCGCGAGTATGCCCGCTTCGAGGAGGAGTGGGCCAAGCGTGTCAGCCAGGAGAATCCCCTTTACCGCGATCCCGTGGGTCGCTATGTAGTACCGAAGGCATTGAGTACCAAGTTTGATGAGAATCCATTTGCCAGTTGA